Proteins co-encoded in one Juglans regia cultivar Chandler chromosome 16, Walnut 2.0, whole genome shotgun sequence genomic window:
- the LOC109004570 gene encoding uncharacterized protein LOC109004570 isoform X1 — translation MACDIVGIGLIEIKMYDGIVRILSNVRHVLFLKKNLISLGILDSFGYQYSATGGVIRVYKGSSVVMTGKKTDGLYFLQSNIVIGGAASSDVPDLGKESRIIARRWSCWESFTIECRYYELGPNDRPYAAKFFDCCGAEDPEASGCTTSFHVSYDDAD, via the exons atggcttgtGATATTGTTGGGATCGGTTTAATTGAAATTAAGATGTATGATGGAATCGTTAGAATCTTGTCTAACGTTCGGCATGTTctgtttttgaagaaaaatcttatatctTTGGGCATTCTTGATTCCTTTGGTTACCAGTATTCAGCTACAGGTGGAGTCATTAGAGTCTACAAGGGCTCTTCGGTGGTAATGACAGGGAAGAAGACAGATGGTCTTTATTTTCTTCAGAGCAATATAGTGATTGGTGGAGCTGCATCTTCAGACGTTCCAGATTTAG GAAAGGAGAGCAGGATTATAGCAAGAAGGTGGAGTTGTTGGGAGAGCTTCACAATAGAGTGCAG GTACTATGAATTGGGACCCAATGATCGGCCGTATGCTGCCAAGTTCTTTGACTGTTGTGGGGCCGAGGACCCTGAGGCATCTGGCTGCACCACTAGTTTCCACGTGTCTTATGATGATGCTGATTGA
- the LOC109004570 gene encoding uncharacterized protein LOC109004570 isoform X2, producing the protein MSAHLRRAMEKESRIQQEKKLCRRCNQTYTPSSNTPSSCRYHTSFFVCRRHDDQKRYYELGPNDRPYAAKFFDCCGAEDPEASGCTTSFHVSYDDAD; encoded by the exons ATGTCCGCACACTTACGAAGGGCAATGGAGAAAGAGAGCAGGATACAGCAGGAGAAGAAACTATGCAGGAGATGCAATCAAACCTATACTCCTTCATCTAATACCCCTTCCTCATGCCGCTACCATACTTCTTTCTTTGTCTGTCGCCGCCATGATGACCAAAAAAG GTACTATGAATTGGGACCCAATGATCGGCCGTATGCTGCCAAGTTCTTTGACTGTTGTGGGGCCGAGGACCCTGAGGCATCTGGCTGCACCACTAGTTTCCACGTGTCTTATGATGATGCTGATTGA
- the LOC109004570 gene encoding uncharacterized protein LOC109004570 isoform X3 has product MSAHLRRAMEKESRIQQEKKLCRRCNQTYTPSSNTPSSCRYHTSFFVCRRHDDQKRKGEQDYSKKVELLGELHNRVQVL; this is encoded by the exons ATGTCCGCACACTTACGAAGGGCAATGGAGAAAGAGAGCAGGATACAGCAGGAGAAGAAACTATGCAGGAGATGCAATCAAACCTATACTCCTTCATCTAATACCCCTTCCTCATGCCGCTACCATACTTCTTTCTTTGTCTGTCGCCGCCATGATGACCAAAAAAG GAAAGGAGAGCAGGATTATAGCAAGAAGGTGGAGTTGTTGGGAGAGCTTCACAATAGAGTGCAG GTACTATGA